Proteins encoded within one genomic window of Sphingobacterium sp. lm-10:
- a CDS encoding methionine aminotransferase yields MTTPKNILLTSKLPNTGNSIFSKMTALAQQYQAINLAQGFPDFPVDPKLLDLVSSAMHQQANQYAPMPGLPLLRERIAEKYQSFYHVNVDPESEITITNGATQAIFTTIATIIHAGDEVIIFEPAYDCYRPTIELFGGKVIAIPLVAPEFTVDWQQVAEQVTDRTRMVIINNPGNPSCTVWTKEDLLQLQKIITRHELIVLSDEVYEHIIYDERQHQSALLFDELRARSFVIASFGKLLHCTGWKLGYVVAPKELTAEFRKIHQQNVFSVNTPMQHAIAAYLDNPEYYHELSTFMQGKRDRVINGLASSAFRITPSAGTYFLLLDYKNISHKTEMDFAMQLIEQHGVALIPIAPFYHHATEQHTLRLCFAKKEETLDRAIQLLNKVS; encoded by the coding sequence ATGACAACACCCAAAAATATCCTATTGACTTCCAAACTACCGAATACAGGAAACAGCATATTCTCTAAAATGACGGCCTTAGCACAGCAATATCAGGCCATCAACCTTGCGCAAGGTTTTCCAGACTTCCCCGTTGATCCAAAATTATTGGACTTGGTGAGCTCGGCGATGCATCAGCAGGCTAATCAATATGCCCCGATGCCAGGCCTTCCGTTGCTTCGTGAGCGTATCGCAGAAAAATACCAAAGTTTCTACCATGTAAATGTGGACCCCGAAAGTGAAATCACCATTACGAATGGGGCTACACAAGCGATATTTACCACTATCGCTACAATTATACATGCGGGCGACGAGGTTATTATTTTCGAACCAGCATACGACTGCTATCGCCCAACCATCGAACTTTTTGGCGGTAAAGTGATCGCTATACCTTTAGTAGCACCGGAATTCACCGTAGATTGGCAACAGGTCGCCGAACAAGTAACGGATCGCACGCGTATGGTTATCATTAACAATCCTGGAAACCCCAGCTGCACGGTGTGGACCAAGGAAGATCTCTTGCAATTGCAGAAGATCATAACTCGCCATGAACTAATTGTACTCAGCGATGAGGTGTACGAACATATTATATATGATGAAAGGCAACATCAATCGGCGTTGCTGTTTGACGAGCTTCGTGCGCGCAGCTTTGTAATTGCCTCGTTTGGAAAGTTATTGCATTGCACGGGTTGGAAATTGGGTTATGTGGTCGCACCAAAAGAACTCACTGCTGAATTTCGAAAAATACACCAGCAAAATGTATTCAGCGTGAATACTCCCATGCAGCACGCCATTGCAGCCTATCTGGATAACCCAGAATATTATCACGAACTTTCTACCTTTATGCAGGGAAAGAGAGATAGGGTAATCAATGGACTGGCTTCCTCTGCTTTTCGAATCACACCCTCCGCTGGAACCTATTTCTTACTGTTAGATTATAAGAACATTAGCCACAAAACAGAAATGGATTTTGCCATGCAACTCATCGAACAACATGGTGTGGCTTTGATCCCAATAGCTCCATTTTATCATCATGCTACCGAGCAACATACCCTTCGTTTGTGTTTTGCAAAAAAAGAGGAAACCTTAGATCGCGCTATTCAACTATTAAACAAGGTGTCTTAA
- a CDS encoding LacI family DNA-binding transcriptional regulator, with protein sequence MSKRILISDIAKSLGVSVTTISFILNGKAKEKRISDALTNRVLEYVKKVGYKPNQLAQSLRTGQTKILGLLVEDISNSFFANIAKHIEEFSYSSGYHLLYCSMGNDTVKAKELIQLFYDRQVDGFIITPTEGLEDVVALLLKNNVPVVLFDRYIPQVETNYVVSDNFNGAFRATKHLLENADNRRIGFVSLYSDQTQMRDRMDGYMKALDQYQRQAYIKKIQIDEQEDIAIAQIFEFIEENKLDAVLFATNYLAITGLKVHKKYGKLPAMVAFDDHTLFKLHEPSISVVSQRLETIAEELVKVLLRQIRNPQADVKHIVVPCDLKIRDSSTSTSGK encoded by the coding sequence ATGAGTAAAAGAATCCTGATCAGCGATATCGCTAAATCACTAGGCGTATCTGTCACCACCATTTCCTTTATTTTAAATGGCAAAGCCAAAGAAAAACGGATCAGTGATGCATTGACCAACAGGGTATTAGAGTATGTCAAAAAAGTGGGATACAAGCCCAATCAGTTAGCGCAAAGTTTGCGTACTGGGCAAACGAAAATTCTGGGGTTATTAGTAGAAGATATTTCCAACTCGTTTTTTGCCAATATCGCTAAGCATATCGAGGAATTTTCTTACTCTAGCGGCTACCATTTGCTGTATTGTAGTATGGGGAATGATACCGTAAAGGCAAAGGAGTTGATTCAGTTATTTTATGATAGGCAAGTGGATGGTTTTATCATCACCCCAACAGAAGGCCTAGAAGATGTCGTGGCACTTTTATTAAAAAACAATGTGCCGGTGGTGCTTTTCGATCGATATATACCACAAGTGGAAACCAACTATGTGGTGTCGGATAATTTTAATGGTGCCTTTCGTGCTACCAAGCACCTTCTGGAGAATGCTGATAATCGTCGTATAGGTTTCGTATCGTTGTATTCGGATCAGACACAAATGCGTGATCGTATGGATGGGTACATGAAAGCATTGGATCAATACCAACGCCAGGCTTACATCAAAAAAATTCAAATTGACGAACAAGAGGATATCGCTATCGCTCAAATTTTTGAGTTCATTGAAGAAAATAAATTGGATGCAGTGTTATTCGCGACGAATTACTTGGCAATTACTGGATTGAAGGTGCACAAAAAGTATGGAAAGCTACCAGCCATGGTCGCGTTCGATGATCATACCTTGTTTAAATTGCACGAGCCATCCATTTCCGTTGTATCTCAACGACTTGAGACCATTGCCGAAGAGCTCGTGAAGGTATTGTTGCGACAAATCCGTAATCCGCAGGCAGATGTCAAGCACATTGTGGTGCCGTGTGACCTTAAGATCAGAGACTCCTCTACATCTACTTCGGGTAAATAG